The genomic DNA ATGGAGCTGCAGTGCTGACTAGTGGAGTTAGGTGAGCGATAAGTGTCTGGCAGTGTATAATGCATCATAATGGAGAAAGGATATTTCTGTTTCAAAAGAAGCTCATATATTTTTCATGAGTCAACCCTGTCCCAAATGCTCCTCCTCAAGAAACTCCTTGTTTACATTAAGACTTTGATTTAAGTGACATGTTATGCTTTTGTTAACCATGTTACTCAAAATACTTAAAACTGTGGAAGGACTAATTttcttgtacttgtacttgtactatGACAACTGGACTACAGACAGATAGCAAAGGTTATGGAGGGCTAAAACCAGAGAACACTAGTTTCTGAGAACCTGGTACACTTTAAAACGTTTTCTATTATATCAGCAAAAGagaggtgggttttttttctaatgggAAATAGATGAATAgaaatactaaataaaatcaatacattCTTCCCCCGAAAAAAAGTACAGGTCTCAAGATTTAATTTAACTTGCTATGTTAGGAAATATTGTATTACAGATATTTTTCTGGTCTTAGAGGAATAATATCCACTCccaataaaacagcaaaaaaagtaCATACAGTCTGTTAGGGTAAATGTCAACTGCAAGTAGCCTTTACCTGTTTATTATTTCAGAGTTcataataaagacatttatccgggttctccggtttcctcccacagttaaaaaatgtgcagatttggggattaggcaaattgaacactctatattgaccataggtgtgagagtggatggttgtttgtctctatatgtagccctgtgatggactggcgacctgtccagggtgtaccccacctatcaccctgtcagctgaaattggcatagcacccccgtgaccctcatgtggaagataaagcggtagaaaagaAGGAAGGATAAAAAAATCAGCAGGAGGTGACCAGTGCCCACAAGCTCCACTGATTATGtatactaacacacacacatgcacgcacatcCTTTCCCTTTAGGATATTGATTGTAAACTGCAGCTGAACCCTGCACCACATGAAAAATACAGACTGCAGTTTTATTACGTAGCTAAGATGTTTCCTACAGTATGGTTTTAGGTAAACACGGACAGTAATGAAGTGTGATCCATCACAAAACATGTCAGATTCATAAATCTGAAGGTCTAAAAACAATATTAGCAATTAGAATTAAAGTCCCAATTTTATTTTCAGGAGCAAATTATTTGgcactttaaaatgtgatgtgCCTTAGTGTGCATAGGCCTATGTAAATGTTGATATtcataaattactttttttttcctgccttaTTTGGAGACCAAATGATAAAAATCCAGAGTAGAGACAGTAATGGCCTGGCTTACAATatgatttaaatgtcatgtcattttgcaGCAACGTTTATtgctttggaaaggtcagagTCATAAAGTCCACAACACacatcccctctctctctgtctctctctccctctccctccttccatcTGTCTGTTCCTCACAAAACCAAATCACAGCTTTGTGGACAATGGCCACAGTCAAGATTCCAGATCAAACCACACCCAAACACAGGGAGTAATGACACTGAGGGGATGAGCTGCGACGGAGGGAGGGGCTAGACAGAGTGTGGATGACACAGTATAACCTTGATATGGTCGCACAGAAAGTCAAGCAGACCACACCCTGTTGAAAATGAAGCAACAGTAACATGACGAGCACCATTCATCTTTCCGTGTTTCTAACGGTGTGCTAACAACACTGCCCGTCTCTCTATACAGACGAGCAACATCCCTGCAGGCGGACACCAGTGACACATTAacagttttggttttattgctgCAGTAGGCCAGAGccttgaatgtttttctttttatgaaaaGCAAACTAGGAGCACTCTAAAATAATCCATCTGGCCAGAAATGCAAAGCAAGCAACTAGTTACCTCTGTAAATGCATTACACACACTTCCCATAAGTGTTTGGGTTTGTATCTTAAAGCTGTTGGGATTCATCAACAATATCCACCAGTTAACTGCGACACAGGAGTGTTGGTATGAAACCTGCTGCCTTGGAAATGGCCGCCATGCTAATTTACAGCTCTCCCCCCTTTGAAGTGCAGCCCCAGTCCCTCAGGAACACATGACGTCAGTTTGCCGTTAATGAGATGACAGAATGGCTCAGAGCCCACTAGAAGATAAACTACCATATTCCAGTAAAACCTGCAGATGCCATCTTTGATGGTGGAAAATCAATATTACTGATATCATGTTGTTAAATGAATGAGAAGGGCTGATGTTTAAGCCATACAATGCAGGAGATAAGCACAAATAATCAGACACAAGAGCATGAAGGCAAATGGTCCAAATGATCGTTTCCGAGTGACTTATCTCAGGTGATTTTCAAGAAAACACTGTTCGTTCCTTAATTTGCTATAATGCTGTATAATGTCTTTCCATTGGAGGGCTGATCTCATCCAATATCGGAAAGCAAAGAAAGAGCTTCCACACCGAAACTGATTTGACTTATTCCAAACGTGATGAATAATGAAGTGTGTGACCTAAAACTCGCTGAAGCACAAAGTCATACCAGGGATGCTGACTGATGCTgtcagagggtgagagagagagagagagagaaataaccAGTCAGACatataaaataacagaaagagagcgaggaagacacacacacagaaaaagagaaagaatctATGAACTCTTTAGCTCTTCTTTTGATAAACAATGTTCAATGTTTGACCAAACTGTCCCATAATCAATAACACAAATACCAAATGTAGATATAATGAGCCAGCAATCAAGTGGAATTAAGGcatttatgaatgtgtgtgtgtgggcatacCCGTTTGTATATATGTGCCATGTGCAGTACTAAGAGCTACACCATTaccaacaacacaacatgaaaCACTCTGATGTTCCTTGGAGTGGGGTGGGTGAGAGAaagggtgtgggggggggggggggggggggtagctTCTGAGAAGTCCATTGATCACTAACCTCACCCTCCCTCTTCTCTGTCCATCTCGCTCAGTTTCTTTAACGGGAAACACAGTCATAAGACCATGATGAATAATTAACGTCTAAATGCCTCCCACTGCCCCCAATCAAAAAGCACCTGCCATCTGCAGAGCACGGCTAATAAAGGAGGCAAGTTAGGATGATGCAATTAATCTATATCCATCCTTGTTTGGGGGTGTCTTTCAGTTGTCTTATGTTCTGCAGCTGTGGCGAGTTAATGCATTCATTAGCATTAGtcagttcatttatttaattatgtcctagggatgcacgatattggacctTTTGCCAAAATCCTATATGTTGACAtatcgggagtgcttgggcTGATACAGATATATAAGTCTGTCCTGCaaaggtcatttagtctcttttgTAGTTAAATGAACATAATATTGTTTATACCCATGtagcagcagatgtagatatagaTACTgttctttattgtgcaaaataaataagcataaaaaaatattgtgctGATAATATCCTATCCTAGCATCCCTATTATccctaacaaacaaaaaaaatgatgacatcTTTACCCAGCAAACGTTAGTCAGGGGAAGGCAGGCCACTGTAAAATGGTTCTAGATGTAACGAGGATGCTCCCGACTAGTTGTAATTTAACTTGTTATAACACAGCAAGCCCAATGCAGTGCAGAGAGTCAGGATGTTGTTTGCACCCTGATATAGAGACGCAGATGCTCCATTTAGATCTGAGATAGGAACACCAACTCACTGCCCTATCGCAATTACACAGTATGGAAAATGAAACCTATAGATGACTTCATAACAGTGTTGCCTGCATGTTGAATGTGGAAGTCGGCGAATCATACCTAATATTAATTTAAAGGGATATGAATATTTCAGCTTCTCCAATGTGAGAAGTTATCTTATGTTAATGTATacatagtcatagtttctggaaaaaatgtaaacaacatttcttattcttattttattgttaatatttcgattttctcttttaaaattgttatttatatatttgtattttgcaccaagggagtggcacccaaatttcgttTGGGCTCTCTTAAAACTgcagtggaaccctaattattACATTGGCAGTTTGCTcatatataagaccaactttcagtaaCGACATTCTATCCAAACGTCAGTgatgacagacataaaaacaacaaagcaggtggtgccctaagacttttgcacagtacacaGTTCTTGATCGATTTTGCTTATAAAACAACTTAATGACTTGATTTTCATGATGATTTTGTCATAAAGAGTGGAATATTTATTGCTGCGTCATGCCAAGCGGCAGTAAAGCACTATGTATTCCAGAGGTAGAGGTAGTGGAGTGGATGACTTGCGGTCGTTCACATGTCTCCCTGTAAATACCGATGACCGGACAAGTGCTCTAAGTAAACGCAGCTATAAAATACTGCATGTGTAAgtatgacagtgtgtgtgttctgcacaaacacactgttcaGCTGCTCCCACAGAGACCCCAATTGACCCCCAATTGGCCGAAACATTGTTGTTTGGCATCATGCGGTGGAAGACGACTGTAATCATATGTGGGTGTAGCTGTCCAGAGGTAATGTAATGAAGGCCATGGCTCCATTAGGACTCTCTTCCTGCAGAATCCCATCACACCACTCCCAGTGGAGCGagagacaggcaggcagacagagagagagagagagaaagagagacagagagaggaaaatgtCAAAGGCTCCAGTGAAATCTGACCTCTTGATACATCAGGACCTCAGTGTACGGATCAGTGGTGGGGAGGAAAGGCAGGCAGGGAGAAGGaaaagagggaaggagggagggaggcattTTGAAGGGAAATAAGAGATGAATAGACATGACAGCCAAGAAGAAAACTAGGGTAAAGAGTCAAACTCCTCGTTAGCGCAGTGAGTGGAGGAAAGATTATATGTAAAGATGGGTGGCAaacaaagttaaagttaaagagggggaatttggtgcaggaaatgcACCAAAATATCAAATACTAATAAGTTCATGGACAGGTGATCTGTATACCAAGCAAGGAGAAATAGGTCAACTTGCCGACTCCTAAACATGAGTCATCTTTCTATGCAAGACAAGAGCAATTTATATATTCCTACACTGCATGTGCAATTATGCCTATTCCTGGTGGATTCAAGATTCTTAATTGACATGTACTAAGtaacaatgcaacattattacCAGTAATGAAATTGTGCTGTCTTCTCAACTTGACAAATGGAAATAGGAAACGTATCCACGAAAGCTTCTATCAAAAGGCCAGTATCTCACAACTGAAGCCTGAaatattcaaacattttctATATCAGTGCAGACTGCAGTGAACAGAAAGGCTAGTCTTGACTTCGCTTAAACTGAGATCTAAATATCCATTATTCAACGAGTTGGTAGATTATTATGATATGAAATAGTTTCTATTGGTCAACTATAGGAGTAAGCAGACAAGCAAATGATTGCAGCGTGTGAATTCATGATGACACTGACGGGTTGAGAGAGCAGAAGTGACATGGACGCAGCCGCTTGGCTGAGAAGCTGTTTTTCTGAGACAATTACACAAGAGACAGGAAGTATTTTTAGACATGAAAAGTGAGTGCCTAGCATCACAGTGCCTGCCTCTCTTTTTGGTTCTCATATTCATGTTTACATCGGTCCTATTTCTGTTTTGAGCTCGACCTTAACATGGAGCTTCTTCACATACACTCCATTTGAATCTGTCCTCATCAGATGATTTGCATCTCTAACGCTTTTCCTTTACTTTATAACCTTTTCAAGTGTCTGGTGatatctgactgtgtgtgttatttacagtGATGGTGGCATTACAGTGCAAGTGTAATACAATTATTCTGGATGATCATTTCATTTGTGGCATTTATACActgaaaatagtttttctttgtGCTGTCTGCTGAAGGAAAGAGTGAAAACCTTCCACAAGACTCGTGTCTCTGGAATTTCCAGTTAAGattttgcaaataaaacaaaaaatgatgaGTCAGAATTACAAGCTCAACATACAGTTGCAGTTTATGCCAGCATTTCAAAGAATGGCAGTTACCGGTACCTTCTAAAGAGCCGCTGTGGCATGAGCCAATAAAAATGCCTGATCttaatcaatatttttacattaacCTGTGACATGAAATGGGTTACCACTGTGATGAACACAAAGCATCTGATTTATCATCCAGCTCTGCATCTCTCTGAAGCCACTTAGTCTATAACTACACATACATTTATTCAGACAGCTGCTATCAGGTAAAGAAAGTCAAACATTCAGTAAGCTATAAGACGCTGGTCCTTCTCAAGGGTTGGAGGAGACCAAAACAAAGGTAAAAGGGGGTGAATATTGAGATGTTGACTCCAAATGAGCACTAACATTAGTCCACATTGgtttgatttgttaatagaCAAATGTCATTGTGTCATGGATTAGTGGGGAAAAGTCTCAGCAAAAGAATGAAGTCAGTGATAACAGTGGTAAACATCTACATCTCCCTCACTAACTcagttagaaaaaaacaacttacacCGTTATCTTTTTCCTCATTTAATGGATTCTTACGAGAAGATGATTCCAAGCATACAGCCCAACCCATGCAGCCTCAACATGGTGGGTGTGTTGTGCCTTtcaacaaagttaaaataatagTTTTAAAAATAACGTTGATTCACTTCCAGCGTTTTGTACGTCTGCAATCTGACCTGTCCTTCCTGCATGCTTAGTTCAACTCTTGGCGCAGGAGGGAGGGTATTTatgaacagagaaaacaaacaaacagaccaacCAATGGAAGTCACTGGTAGAGCAGCAAAGGACATAATAATTTATCTTTACTGCCACTTGCAATCGATCGGTGGGCCCAGGTTGGAGCCTCTAGTGCAGTGGTAAATGTGTATTCCCTTATGTCAACCAGTGTTTAGGGTCATTTGAAATACTTAACAAATGAGTACCTTTGACTCAACTTAACTAGCAACTATTCACTACTTTGAAGCATTGTGATCAGCCAAAAGAAAAAGGCTATAATTTGATTTTACCAAAGATCATAAACAGAAGCGAAAAGATGAGCGAGACCAAGTTCAAGCAATGCAAAGAAGACGACAGTTGTGTTTGGAGATAAAGACAAACTGTCACCTATTTTGACTAttgatcaaaacaaaacaaacacacatgatctaaagtttttggtttttttagtgTAATGTATGGTTTATCGTAAACATGAGCAGCATCTCTTTGAACAGcatcatgtctgtgttttttttgacaaataaacttGACTGCATCCAGTGATGTGAGCTCAGTGGCCCCACCCAGGATAAAAAGACTaaggtgtgtgttttcatgtaagtgtgtgcagtatgtgcatctgtgtgtgtgtgtgtgtgtgtggcactagAGTCCATTACTGAAATCACATTAGCCTGAGAGGGTGCACTGAGACAGGAAACAGCCATCTACCATCTCCTGACTTACTTTTCCTGaatactcaaacacacacacacacatacagagtacAATTAAATCTATATGGGAACACTAATATTAACATTCTTGACTGAAACAAAtatttgtgaagaaaaaaaaacccagttatACAGACTAAATGTGgtgctttgtgtttgtgcttaGGGTGTAATGTAGTGGCATTTACAGTATTAAATCTTAATACTGATCTTAACATTAAGCATATTTAGAGGAGAGGAGCGCTGCATAGTAATAAGAGAATATTAGTCCACACAAGATGGTAAATACTTACTGGAAAGCCAGCCAAGCCCTAGACTGGCACTCaagacacacgcgcacacacgtacacagacacacagccacaTAAACCCATACTCTACATTAAGCTATAACATAATGTCCAGAAAACAGACAAAGTATTGTGAAAATTTGAGTGTATTAAACAGAAAGCTATAAATCTCCCAGATACAACCAATCAACCCGGTAAACAGCACTACATAAATCACTTGTCAGAAGGGACAGAAATTGGAACTAGCTCTCAGAAGTCAGGTCCATTAATGTTCACCCTCTGGCTCAAAGAAGCCTAAAATGGTCCATGTGAAACAGTAAACCTGACTGTGCTCGATGTGAAGTTGTAAACACTGCTCACTGTGGCCTGTAAGAGTGACTATGGTGGAGTCAGTGCAGGCCCGCTGCTGTTTATTTTGACTGGCACAATTAGCTTGACTGACCATTATCTCACAAACAGACGGTTTCTGTTTCTCTGCGGGGAGATTTGCTCATATAAGCTGCTAATTCAACCACAGTTGAACACAAATCAGACAGAGAATCTGTCAGGTCACCAGCACGGCAACGCCTTTCCCCGCTGAGCGCTCAGCATCAGCAGCGGCTCTGGCTGATGTTATACACGGCTGAGTGGACCTGTCAATGCGGACACAGACACCCACCTGCCGTATACGGTTCTGGTGCGACAGTGGCTGTGGTGCTGGCACACTGTCCAGAGACGTGTTGCTCGAAGAAGCCATCTTCACGTCACGGTCGGAGCCGCCGCCCCTGGAATGACTTTCCTCCTCCGGGCTGCTTGACATTTTGTCTCGGGCTGAGTGCTGCTGGAGGCGAGGGTCCTTCTGCCGGTGCGAGGTGGATTTCTGTGCGGGGCCTCAGACTCCACAAGGCTCGGAGGGACCCGGGGTCATTCTGCGACGTCAAAGTCGGTCTGTAATCAAACGTGACAAAAGCTAAATACAGCGGTTCATCCAGGTCTGTCaaaaccccccccaaaaaacgaACGCTCCCTCCGCTCAGTGATGCTCCCGGTGTGTTGCTGTATTCtgcgcgtgtgtatgtgtatgtgtgtgggagcGTGAACGCGCCTCACACGCGCTTCCGCGAAACTCCGCAGGATCAATGCTGCCTTCAAGGGCAGTCGGAGATTTCGCAATGAAGCCTTGATTGGAGCGATCAGTCGTCAAAAAAACTACGACTTTCTGAAATCCAACTCACGAAAACATAACATGTTGTGGGCGAGAGGAAACTTCTAAAAAAAGACTTATATCTATTATATTGTTAGATGTTCAAATGCAAATAGTTAAAATGAGAGTATGTCTATTGTTAAGGGtatcacattttaattgtgttttgacCGACTACATGTGAAGTAGTAACCCCCCAATaagtacataaataaatcataataataataattattattataatataactACACCATTTTGAACAAATGGCACCTGAATGCACCTTCAGCAGTAGCGCGCTCCTGTTTTGCTTTTGTCCCCCTCCCCACCCCTTGATTACCTCTGCAGCATTGGCTACTTCAGACGGGACAGTCCCCAGCCTGGTGATAAACCctgattacattttttgaaaaaaatgtttcttcacttttgtttttggaaaccATAGTAGCAGTGGTGTTGTTTACATAATCACCATCTGTGGTATTCCTACTCCCTCTCTTTGGCCTGGGTCTACTCTCCTCACTGGGACATGTACGGATTTAATGGAAGTTGActgtgcaaaaataaatgacaatatctcggagacattttaaaaccagGCATGATCATGCAGAGCAGGGTAAACACGCACATTATTGATAGTTCGAGAAGATTCATAGTGAGGTTACAGTGAAGTCACATTGTCAAATCGTTTGTTGATTTTACCCCTTCTTTGGTGAAAGGTGAGAATATGGGGAAAACATTCGACAACATACAGGTGGCGAACTGAGGGCTGGTaaaaatctgaggaaaaacatttaaaatggtttgtatCACCTTTTCTGACAATGAATATGTGTAGATGTGCCAATAATTCACTAAGCAATCATATATGCACTTCTAcccaataataaaaataataataataaatatttcgTTTTAGCCAGTAGTGCTTCATCTTAACTGGCAGTACAGATGAAAAGACTATCAAATTTCTTTGGTGATCCACAGTAATTTCCTGAAGTAAAGCCAGATTACCAATAAAAGTCCAGTGATTATACAGACAGGTGCCCCCAAGACCAAAAAAGGGTTACTAAATGTTCAATGTTTGATATTTAACAAATTTGTGCTGATATTTAATTGCATCATTATGCAGTTATCTAGACATCAAGACCTTTTAAGATGAAGTTGCCACCTGCTGTGTTGATCAGATTGTGCATGCTCTAACAGAAAATGGGAGGTCTTAAAAGGTTAATGCTGCCATGGTTCTGTGCACTGCAAACTATTTTACATAAGGATCTGAATTGTCTTTTGCCAATTTTGTGtgccaagtttcatgcatggcATTCGATTTACACTAAATTAGGAACCATGTCAGAAGTTACCAGTTTAGAGCAAACAACTTACTTTTCAATTTGTAAAGGTCACACTCCCATCAGTGCTTTTTTCCTGGGAAACACTGTCCTGTTTCCACTGCATGGTATTATATTAAAACACATAACCTATATGCAGTAGTGACACTGACCAATGAGCAAAATAGAACTATCTCCTGCTGCTACACAGTCaatctaaataaaacaatggaaCTATTACGGTCTACACAACAACTGGTGCACAATATACtatttgtgtgaactcattgtTGAAAGTCATTGAGATTCATTAgacatgtaaaaatataaacatacttTTATTAGGCATCTAAACTTTTACAAACAGAACATCATTGAACTGGTTCCAATCAATGACAGCAGCACCAAATCCACCAAGAAACATcaacaatgacaaacaacaTAGGGAATAAACACATGGTGGGAAAAAGCTTATAAGAACAAGAATTGAAATGAACTTCCGAGTCTTTCTAGTGTGCAGAGAGTTGGTCCAGGTTGTCATGGCTACGGCTGGTGAGGTGGGCTTCCAAAACTTCTGCAAATAAATTTCTTTTCAGCAAGTTGTAGGCCAGGGGCAGGACTTTATTGATTGCCTTGTGAAGATACTGGGAGGGACAGGAAACCAGAGATtaatgaatatatttatttcaacTAAATTACTGCAAAATGATTCAATGATTTGTGCACAAGAAATGATATCTGGTTTCATTAAAAACCCAGATGATGAAATTTGCTCAGTGTCACAAAGTCAAATCTCCAATGTGAGTACAGAAGAATACAAGCACTTACACGGGATCCATAACAGAAGAGGTCTATTCCAAGCTCATAACCCATTCCATAGTCGCACTCATCGTTGGCAAATTGAACAAAGGTGATAATCTCTTGCAGAGGTCCAAAGGCTCTGATACGCTCCTCATCATTCTTTGCTTCAGCGATTGCCTTGCAGATCTTTTTGAGGTCAGCTAATTACAaaggagagggaagaaaaattagcaaaataaatagtaatcacatgtattaaaaaacattaatgcAGAATATCAACATCCTTGATTTAGCAcagcaaaatttaaaaaaaacacaactttgatgGTAAAACAAATTTTAAACTAAGCTGTAATTCAACAGGACAGATAAAAACATTCATAAAGTCACAAAGCATACAGTGAGATAAAGGTAAACTTTCACTACCCATTTTGTTATtcacacaatataatataaaaggtATTACATTCACAAGCACACAGAACAATTAGTAGAAGGAACACCAAAGACAAAAGTAGTACGCACACCTTCATAAtagtatgtactgtattgttAAACCAAGCTTTACTACTATAATACTGCAGTAGCTCACCGTCTGTTTCTGGCAGTTCTCTGTATCCTACATCATTCTTGTCTACAGGCACAACAATGCCAGCACCATGGAATGTCTTCGTGACCACCTGTGGTGTGATAACACATTACTTACTATTCCTTATCAACATGGCACCTTTTAGTGaaacatgacatcattgttttctcaAAATTGTGTTTTGCTTGTATACATGAAAGTGCAAGGGTGGCGAGAATTTTTCAGTCTTGGACCGTTTTTCTAAAATAGCATTCTATTGTTCCCAAAACAGCAGTTTCATTTGGATAAAAAGCCGACATGTATGGGCAATAAGTTGTACATACAGTTGTACACATCATTTAAAAGGTTTCAGTCCtacaaacaaagcaacacagtATTAAATTAAGAGAGTGAAGAATTACTTtcataaatgacatgtaaataaaaacatgtttgctcAGATCTACCTTCTTGTCCCTCTGTTTCATGCCTTTGGTCTTCTGCTCTAGAGACAAGTCCAGAGTCTCTGCCCGTTCTCTCAGCTTTGTCTCCAGACTTTCCAAAGCGTCTCCCCTTGCTTTCTTGctgcctctctctttcctctttctcaGCAGAAATAGGCTGAAAGGAGAGAACACGAAATGAAGTGGGTAAGATGagtgaataaaaacatgctCCTCACATGTGAGAACGCAAACATACACAGAAGAATTTGTTGTCTGAGTTTTGAGAAACCCTCATATATTCACATGTAAACAATTCTTAGATTTTAACAGTGAAAATGCTAAAACAGATTCCTGGGATGTCGGTTTGCTTTTTGCTGCTAATGATAAATGTTAAGTGTAGTGCTTATTTATATGCATGTGTACTAAATACGATTTGGAAGTGAAAATAAACTGATTTTCAGTGACTAATCTGATAATGTATGAGACAATGTAAATATGCCTAATAAAATGCCTGGATAAAATATATACAGACACTAGTTCATTATATCAATTTCATGATGTTTGTCAACAAAGCAGCTGAAACTGTTCTAGAAAAGTATCTAAAATGTTCTGACGTCGTGAACAGTGGAACTCACAggacagcagcaaacacattgtCCCCCATCTGCGTAATGGTGCAGCCCTTCTTGGCTTCATTTTCCCCAACAAATGAAGGAAGAGAGTCTGGAGTGTCTCTGATGGATTTGGGGAAAGATACAATCcaatttaataacaataatattagaACAATTCATAGTCATGTTTCCATATGAACCCCAGTAGGATTATTTTCtaactgtttattattttattttagtgcgCACACTTTTccctgtgactgtgtgtatacagtagcCACTCAGAGCTTGCATTGTTCTGACAACAGTGTCATTTTTTGTAATAGTTAGTGCACAGTTG from Solea solea chromosome 10, fSolSol10.1, whole genome shotgun sequence includes the following:
- the LOC131466832 gene encoding histone PARylation factor 1 gives rise to the protein MTGRAKRKPKSAQDAGGETGKSKKACTEESKFKPEQHDEMVRLYKLEMPDDLYHFWDFCKELCPDNPRDALRDALGLQLVGPFDILAGAHKNSQNPQPNFHLHWRYIYDPPEFQTILLGSEDSEHHMGYYRDTPDSLPSFVGENEAKKGCTITQMGDNVFAAVLLFLLRKRKERGSKKARGDALESLETKLRERAETLDLSLEQKTKGMKQRDKKVVTKTFHGAGIVVPVDKNDVGYRELPETDADLKKICKAIAEAKNDEERIRAFGPLQEIITFVQFANDECDYGMGYELGIDLFCYGSRYLHKAINKVLPLAYNLLKRNLFAEVLEAHLTSRSHDNLDQLSAH